In Nostoc sp. UHCC 0926, a single genomic region encodes these proteins:
- the efeO gene encoding iron uptake system protein EfeO → MKNVLKYSTIICLIALTVAACESNKSGDTSTNNSPEAKVASDTSTKNSPETALTVTDKGCEPNQLTLASGENNFVLTNKSSQPLEWEILSGVKVIEEKENIAPGFVQKLKTNLEPGEYDMACGLRSNPKGKITVKAEVGNSEAKGTVDQGQLVGAIAQYKVYVTKETDQLVADNKTFTDAVIAGDVARATKLYAPTHAHWERAEPIAELFSDLDKTMDSRADDFAKKEADPQFTGYHRIEKALFQDKTTKGMKPFAEKLHKDGLELQKRIASLTIEPKNMVGGAAGLIEEVAATKISGEEDRYSHTDLWDFSANVDGSQKIVELLRPVIQKANPDLLTRVDSNFTKVNQKLAKYKTPDGGFATYDKVSEADKKDMKTAIAALSEDLSQLRGTLGVN, encoded by the coding sequence ATGAAAAATGTTTTAAAGTACTCAACAATTATCTGTCTAATTGCCTTGACAGTAGCTGCCTGTGAATCCAACAAATCAGGCGATACTTCCACGAATAATTCTCCAGAAGCTAAGGTAGCCAGCGATACCTCTACTAAAAATTCTCCAGAAACTGCTTTGACTGTGACAGATAAAGGTTGCGAACCCAATCAGCTGACATTAGCATCTGGGGAAAATAACTTTGTGCTTACCAATAAAAGCAGCCAACCTTTGGAGTGGGAGATTTTGTCTGGGGTGAAAGTGATTGAGGAAAAGGAAAATATTGCTCCCGGCTTCGTTCAAAAACTCAAAACCAATCTAGAACCGGGTGAATATGACATGGCTTGCGGTTTACGCAGCAATCCCAAAGGGAAAATCACAGTCAAAGCAGAAGTTGGAAATTCTGAAGCCAAAGGGACTGTAGATCAAGGTCAATTAGTCGGTGCGATCGCCCAATACAAAGTCTACGTCACTAAAGAAACTGACCAACTAGTGGCAGACAACAAGACCTTCACGGATGCTGTGATTGCTGGAGACGTTGCTAGAGCTACGAAACTCTATGCCCCTACTCATGCCCACTGGGAACGTGCAGAACCGATAGCTGAACTTTTCTCCGACCTCGATAAAACGATGGATTCCCGTGCTGATGACTTTGCTAAAAAAGAAGCTGACCCACAATTCACTGGATACCATCGCATAGAGAAAGCTTTATTCCAGGACAAAACTACAAAAGGCATGAAACCTTTTGCCGAAAAGCTACACAAAGATGGACTGGAACTACAAAAGCGTATCGCCAGCTTGACCATTGAACCGAAAAATATGGTTGGCGGTGCTGCTGGCTTGATTGAAGAAGTGGCTGCTACCAAAATTTCTGGGGAAGAAGACCGTTACAGTCATACTGACCTCTGGGACTTCAGCGCTAATGTAGATGGTTCGCAAAAGATTGTGGAGTTATTGCGCCCCGTCATCCAAAAAGCCAACCCAGATTTGCTGACGCGTGTGGATAGCAATTTCACCAAAGTTAACCAAAAACTTGCTAAATACAAAACCCCTGATGGTGGTTTTGCTACCTATGACAAAGTGAGTGAAGCAGACAAGAAAGACATGAAAACAGCGATCGCTGCCCTTTCTGAAGATTTGTCTCAGCTGCGTGGCACTCTGGGCGTTAACTAA
- a CDS encoding transposase: MFDVGFGMLRSTIKYKIEQIGGLFIEVPTRQVKPSQTCPKCGNQHQKTLDIRVHQCGVCKYVQDRDIAAAEVMLYWAKGTLPGLGTSLVGADLTSSTSRTRKQAGSMKQLGEKKRQKSQSNFPKNKLEDVETSTSGEAS; the protein is encoded by the coding sequence TTGTTTGACGTTGGTTTTGGGATGTTACGTAGCACCATCAAATACAAAATAGAACAGATTGGTGGTCTATTTATCGAAGTTCCAACCCGTCAAGTAAAACCGTCTCAAACCTGCCCCAAATGCGGAAACCAACACCAGAAAACCCTCGATATCCGAGTACATCAGTGTGGTGTTTGCAAATATGTGCAAGATAGAGATATTGCTGCTGCCGAAGTAATGCTTTATTGGGCAAAAGGAACTCTACCGGGATTGGGAACCAGTCTCGTAGGCGCTGATCTTACTAGCTCTACCTCACGCACCCGCAAACAAGCAGGAAGCATGAAGCAACTGGGGGAAAAGAAGCGTCAGAAATCTCAAAGCAATTTCCCTAAAAACAAGCTAGAGGATGTAGAAACCTCTACCTCAGGCGAAGCTAGCTAG
- the efeU gene encoding iron uptake transporter permease EfeU gives MLFPFLIMFREGVEAALVVGIIASYLKQTGRTHLMKSVWIGIALATFLCLGAGIILQITSQEFPQKEQELFEAVISIVAVGVLTWMVFWMRRAARSIKGELQSQIETAIQSGDKWGIALVGMAFFAVLREGLETVVFLLATFQQNLGIQAPVGALFGYAAALAVGVGIYQGGIRINLKRFFKWTGVFIIVVAAGLLASGVRAFHEAGVWNSLQSVIFDASGVLPKNGFLGSLLAGFFGYNDTPTVSEAIAYFGYLIPTMSLFFLGDNAGQKTTARHS, from the coding sequence ATGCTTTTTCCCTTCTTGATCATGTTCCGAGAGGGCGTTGAAGCTGCACTTGTCGTGGGAATCATTGCCAGTTATCTCAAGCAAACTGGTCGTACCCATTTGATGAAGTCAGTCTGGATTGGCATCGCACTAGCAACTTTTCTTTGTCTAGGTGCTGGAATTATTTTGCAAATAACCAGTCAGGAGTTTCCGCAGAAAGAACAGGAACTATTTGAAGCGGTAATTTCCATCGTTGCAGTTGGGGTTCTCACCTGGATGGTTTTCTGGATGCGCCGTGCTGCTCGTTCGATAAAAGGCGAGTTACAGTCTCAAATTGAAACTGCCATTCAGTCGGGGGATAAATGGGGTATAGCACTAGTGGGGATGGCATTCTTTGCAGTACTGCGGGAAGGTCTGGAAACAGTAGTGTTTTTGCTGGCCACGTTTCAGCAAAATTTGGGAATTCAAGCTCCCGTGGGGGCATTGTTTGGATATGCAGCCGCCCTAGCCGTCGGTGTAGGCATCTATCAGGGTGGTATCCGCATCAACTTGAAGCGATTTTTTAAATGGACAGGAGTCTTCATTATCGTGGTTGCTGCTGGACTCTTAGCAAGTGGGGTGAGAGCTTTCCATGAAGCCGGAGTCTGGAATTCACTACAATCAGTAATATTTGATGCTAGTGGAGTACTTCCCAAGAACGGGTTTCTCGGATCACTTTTGGCGGGATTTTTTGGCTATAACGATACCCCGACTGTCAGCGAGGCGATCGCCTATTTTGGCTATCTAATTCCTACCATGTCGCTGTTCTTCTTAGGGGATAACGCTGGACAGAAGACTACAGCAAGGCATTCTTAG
- the efeB gene encoding iron uptake transporter deferrochelatase/peroxidase subunit — MSITKQPSLRITPKLGRRDLLIGMAAAGGIAALTTLGYRTLLGTPLDPSEEVVPFFGFHQAGILTPTPAAGLFVVFDTTATNKADLVRLFKTLTERIQFLMAGGTPKPRDPKFPPSDSGIMGPEIAPNNLTITLAVGNSLFDNRFGLANLKPKRLDTMANFPNDQLDPDLCHGDILLQFCANTEESNLHALRDIIKNLPDLLTLRWQIAGFLPPNTHKKQGKSTVRNLLGFKDGTANLNASDDKLMNRIVWVQPNSSEPAWTLGGSYQVVRVIRNLVERWDRTPLQEQETIIGRNKEIGAPLGMKHEKDIPNYDQDPKGKQIPLNAHIRLANPRKSESSLILRRGFNYSRGFDKSGHLDMGLLFVCFQADLEKGFVTVQNRLIGEPLEEYIRPIGGGYFFALPGVKAEGNYLGQSLLEASAV; from the coding sequence ATGTCTATTACAAAGCAACCAAGTTTACGCATTACTCCTAAGCTAGGCCGTCGTGACTTGTTAATTGGCATGGCAGCAGCAGGCGGAATAGCAGCTTTGACGACTTTGGGTTATCGGACTCTTCTGGGAACACCTCTTGACCCATCTGAAGAGGTCGTGCCCTTCTTTGGGTTTCACCAAGCAGGTATTCTTACTCCTACTCCTGCTGCGGGGTTATTTGTAGTATTTGATACAACTGCTACAAATAAAGCTGATTTAGTGCGGTTGTTCAAAACTTTAACTGAGCGCATCCAGTTTCTGATGGCAGGGGGAACACCCAAGCCGCGCGACCCCAAATTTCCACCCAGTGATTCCGGGATTATGGGTCCAGAGATTGCTCCCAATAATCTGACAATCACCCTAGCTGTGGGTAACTCACTATTCGACAACCGCTTTGGACTCGCTAACTTGAAACCCAAGCGGTTAGATACTATGGCCAATTTTCCCAATGACCAGCTTGACCCAGATTTATGTCATGGGGATATACTGTTGCAATTCTGTGCGAATACTGAGGAATCGAATCTCCACGCTTTACGTGACATCATTAAGAACTTACCTGACTTGCTCACTTTGCGTTGGCAAATAGCGGGGTTTCTGCCACCGAATACCCATAAAAAACAAGGCAAATCTACGGTGCGTAACCTGCTTGGTTTTAAAGATGGGACGGCAAATCTAAATGCTAGTGACGACAAATTGATGAACCGGATTGTCTGGGTACAGCCAAACAGTAGTGAACCCGCTTGGACACTAGGGGGAAGTTATCAAGTGGTGCGGGTGATCCGCAACTTAGTCGAACGCTGGGATCGTACACCACTACAGGAGCAAGAGACAATTATTGGGCGAAACAAGGAAATTGGCGCACCCTTGGGGATGAAGCACGAGAAAGATATTCCCAATTATGATCAAGACCCTAAAGGTAAACAAATTCCTCTAAATGCTCATATCCGCCTTGCTAATCCTCGCAAATCAGAGTCGAGTTTGATTCTGCGGCGTGGTTTCAATTATTCACGCGGGTTTGACAAATCTGGACATTTAGATATGGGTTTGTTGTTTGTTTGTTTTCAAGCTGATTTAGAGAAGGGGTTTGTGACAGTGCAAAATCGCCTGATTGGGGAACCTTTGGAGGAGTACATTCGCCCTATTGGTGGTGGATATTTCTTCGCTTTACCTGGTGTCAAAGCTGAAGGAAATTATCTCGGTCAGTCATTACTAGAAGCATCAGCGGTGTAG
- a CDS encoding ABC transporter permease has protein sequence MTQQEPDVLLNGWVKAPPTVRANLISAIKELVTKTLAIAELEVRKLRHDPTDLVVRSVQPSLWLLIFGQVFSKIRGIPTGNLPYLDFMAAGILAQSVLNVAIFTGGMTLIWERDLGIVHKFLASPTPRLAMVLGKALACGVRCLSQVAVIYVLSFVLGVKLNPHPLAFGQVLLIVMLGGACFCLFSLIIGCLAKTRERMTGIGQMLTMPLFFASNAIYPISIMPDWLKFISHLNPLTYQVDALRSAMLVDGISVYGFGLDLAILLLTLIILAIIGGRLYPRVAM, from the coding sequence GTGACACAGCAAGAACCAGACGTACTGCTCAACGGTTGGGTTAAAGCACCACCTACTGTCCGAGCCAATCTGATCTCTGCAATTAAAGAGCTAGTTACGAAAACCCTAGCGATCGCGGAGTTGGAAGTGCGTAAACTCCGCCACGATCCCACTGATTTAGTAGTCAGATCAGTGCAACCGTCATTATGGTTGCTGATTTTTGGGCAAGTTTTCTCCAAAATTCGGGGAATTCCGACAGGGAACTTACCATATTTAGACTTCATGGCTGCTGGCATTCTCGCTCAAAGCGTGTTGAATGTAGCTATTTTCACCGGTGGAATGACACTAATTTGGGAGCGAGATTTAGGGATTGTCCATAAATTCCTTGCTAGTCCTACACCTCGTTTAGCAATGGTCTTGGGCAAAGCTCTAGCATGTGGGGTACGGTGCTTATCACAGGTAGCAGTAATTTATGTATTGTCTTTTGTCTTAGGTGTAAAATTAAATCCCCATCCTCTAGCTTTTGGGCAAGTGCTACTGATAGTCATGCTGGGGGGAGCTTGCTTTTGTCTTTTTTCATTAATTATTGGCTGTTTGGCAAAAACCAGAGAGCGGATGACCGGAATTGGACAAATGTTAACCATGCCGTTGTTTTTTGCCAGCAATGCTATTTATCCGATTTCAATCATGCCTGACTGGTTAAAGTTTATTTCCCACTTGAATCCCTTAACTTATCAGGTTGACGCCTTACGCAGCGCAATGCTAGTGGATGGAATCAGCGTCTATGGCTTTGGTTTAGATTTGGCAATTCTCTTATTAACATTAATAATCTTAGCGATTATCGGTGGACGACTTTATCCACGGGTAGCAATGTAA
- a CDS encoding DUF6883 domain-containing protein: MTLDNAEELRQILLKEIKLGRRDEFRQRYALDFTFEWQNQSTLVRSAWIIEEGSDVLRLTTCYPL, translated from the coding sequence ATGACGCTAGACAATGCTGAGGAATTGCGCCAGATTCTTTTAAAAGAGATTAAATTGGGACGGCGCGATGAATTTAGACAACGCTATGCTCTAGATTTCACTTTTGAATGGCAAAATCAAAGTACGCTCGTTCGCAGTGCTTGGATTATCGAAGAAGGTTCTGATGTCCTAAGATTAACAACCTGTTATCCTCTGTAA
- a CDS encoding RNA-guided endonuclease InsQ/TnpB family protein, whose amino-acid sequence MTFRLYPNEKTELILRDHRKLQKDLYNAAVNNRFNQYQIYNHKVDYFEQQNCLPAFKEVWIEYKELPSHALQATLKRVDFAFERWLKGLGKRPRFKSIRHYSGWTYPDCAGFKVESSGENGYLNLSKIGRIQMRGQAKYWGKPTTCTILYRNGKWYASITVDVLDQVLKPEILPVGTVGIDLGCNSALSITDGENYQQIDAPKFLRNAEHLIKKASKDKRRKRAPNRRKKIKASRRWKKAQKVVSRRNHKITNQRQNWVHQVAAEIVSGNSFVATEKLEVKNMTRKAKTQHSKKQKAGLNKSILDYEF is encoded by the coding sequence ATGACTTTTCGGCTATACCCAAACGAGAAAACTGAATTAATATTGCGGGATCACCGAAAGTTGCAAAAAGACTTGTACAACGCCGCAGTCAACAACAGATTTAATCAGTACCAAATATATAATCACAAAGTCGATTATTTTGAGCAGCAAAACTGTTTACCTGCCTTTAAAGAGGTTTGGATAGAGTATAAAGAGCTTCCCAGTCATGCACTACAAGCAACTCTTAAGCGTGTTGACTTTGCATTTGAGCGTTGGCTCAAAGGATTAGGTAAACGTCCTAGATTTAAGTCAATTAGGCATTATTCAGGTTGGACATATCCAGATTGTGCAGGTTTTAAGGTAGAGTCATCAGGTGAAAACGGATATCTCAATTTATCTAAAATTGGGCGTATTCAGATGCGTGGACAAGCTAAGTATTGGGGTAAACCTACTACTTGCACCATTCTTTATCGCAATGGTAAATGGTATGCCTCAATTACTGTCGACGTTTTAGATCAAGTTCTCAAGCCAGAGATTTTACCTGTTGGTACTGTTGGTATTGACTTGGGATGTAATTCTGCATTATCAATTACTGACGGCGAGAATTATCAACAAATAGATGCACCGAAATTTTTGAGGAATGCAGAACACCTAATCAAAAAAGCTTCTAAGGACAAACGGCGTAAACGTGCGCCAAACAGAAGAAAAAAGATAAAAGCTTCTAGAAGATGGAAGAAAGCCCAAAAAGTTGTTAGCAGAAGAAATCATAAAATTACTAACCAACGCCAAAATTGGGTTCATCAAGTTGCAGCAGAAATTGTCAGCGGTAATAGCTTCGTTGCAACCGAAAAGCTAGAAGTCAAAAACATGACTCGAAAAGCAAAAACACAGCATAGCAAAAAACAGAAAGCTGGACTAAATAAGTCTATTCTTGACTACGAATTTTAG
- a CDS encoding ABC transporter ATP-binding protein: MTILTGKINRSQPPSESKPLILETQGLTRRFGKLTAVNNLSISVEQGEVFGLLGPNGAGKSTVIKMLTTLLPASAGKATLAGYDVTRQPNPVRRAIGYVPQALSADGSLTGYENLLIFAKLYGIPAKGRDRRIYEILEYMGLQDAAQRLVRNYSGGMIRKLEIGVSVLHQPKILFLDEPTVGLDPIARTQVWQLVLQLCADYGTTIFLTTHFLEEADSLCNRVAIMRQGEVVITGTPSDLKASLDKPNATLDDVFIYYTGDQLTSGVNYRDTARTRRTAQRLG, encoded by the coding sequence GTGACAATACTGACGGGAAAAATAAATCGATCGCAACCTCCAAGCGAGTCAAAACCGCTGATTTTGGAAACTCAGGGACTCACACGCCGTTTTGGCAAGTTAACGGCTGTTAATAACCTGAGCATATCTGTGGAACAGGGCGAAGTATTTGGGCTGCTTGGGCCCAATGGGGCAGGGAAAAGTACAGTTATTAAGATGTTGACAACCTTGCTACCTGCCAGCGCAGGGAAAGCAACTCTGGCTGGCTATGATGTGACTCGTCAACCTAATCCTGTGAGACGAGCTATCGGCTATGTCCCCCAGGCGCTCTCTGCTGATGGTAGTCTCACGGGTTACGAAAATCTCTTAATCTTCGCCAAGCTGTATGGAATACCTGCCAAAGGACGCGATCGCCGCATCTATGAGATTCTAGAATACATGGGTTTGCAAGATGCGGCGCAGCGCTTGGTACGAAACTACTCTGGTGGGATGATTCGCAAGCTGGAAATCGGCGTATCAGTTCTGCATCAACCCAAAATTTTGTTTCTGGATGAGCCGACTGTCGGACTAGATCCCATCGCTCGAACTCAAGTATGGCAACTTGTGCTACAACTCTGTGCTGATTACGGCACAACTATATTTTTAACAACCCACTTTTTAGAAGAAGCGGACAGCTTATGTAACCGAGTGGCGATTATGCGACAAGGTGAAGTCGTAATTACAGGCACACCAAGCGATTTAAAAGCTTCTTTAGATAAACCAAACGCAACTTTGGATGATGTCTTTATTTACTATACAGGTGACCAGTTAACATCAGGAGTCAACTACCGTGACACAGCAAGAACCAGACGTACTGCTCAACGGTTGGGTTAA
- a CDS encoding DUF4926 domain-containing protein has protein sequence MTKSTIKLLDIVALTVDLPEYNLYRGQVGTVVELLADGAAYEVEFSDRNGRTYESVGLRPEQIMVLHFEPASPDSVRPMVTA, from the coding sequence ATGACTAAAAGTACAATTAAGTTGCTCGATATAGTAGCACTGACAGTTGATTTGCCTGAATACAACTTGTACCGTGGCCAAGTTGGCACAGTAGTAGAATTATTAGCCGATGGTGCTGCATATGAAGTTGAATTTAGCGATCGCAACGGCCGCACTTATGAATCTGTCGGTTTACGCCCAGAGCAAATTATGGTGTTACATTTTGAGCCAGCATCCCCTGATTCAGTAAGGCCAATGGTGACAGCATAA
- a CDS encoding MFS transporter, with translation MSSRKPNSNPHKSEVVQHDPFAALKFRDYRLFTIGRLVLSIGSQMQTVAIGWELYERTNSAIVLGGVGLAQVLPMIALTLIAGDVADRRDRKLIMLLSVMLLALCSLALAVLSYTQGAIFLIYACLVLTGVARAFSRPASDALMWQLIPVSVFTNAATWNSSSFQLAAVIGPTLGGFGIALLGSATGVYVLAAIAALLCFILTLAIKEQKGIRSTEPISFKALSAGAKFVWQNHLILAAITLDMFAVLLGGAIALLPIFAKDILHVGPVELGYLQAANSIGALTMAITLAYLPPLRKAGPALLWSVVGFGVVTIIFGLSRSFWLSMLMLTLGGALDSISVVIRHTLVQIRTPDHLRGRVAAINSVFISASNELGGFESGLTAALFGPVISVVGGGIGTIVVVIATAMIWPGIRKLGALQEYK, from the coding sequence ATGTCTTCGAGAAAACCGAACTCAAATCCCCATAAATCTGAGGTTGTACAGCACGATCCCTTTGCGGCCTTGAAGTTTCGAGACTATCGGCTATTTACCATTGGACGCCTGGTGCTGTCCATAGGGTCGCAAATGCAAACTGTAGCTATCGGCTGGGAACTCTATGAGCGGACTAACTCAGCTATCGTTCTAGGTGGTGTAGGATTAGCGCAAGTCTTGCCGATGATTGCTCTCACCTTAATTGCCGGAGATGTGGCCGATCGCCGCGATCGCAAACTCATCATGTTACTGTCAGTGATGTTGCTAGCTCTCTGCTCGCTGGCTTTAGCAGTGCTTTCCTATACTCAAGGTGCAATTTTTCTAATTTACGCCTGCTTGGTATTAACAGGTGTCGCTAGGGCGTTCTCTAGACCTGCTAGTGATGCTCTGATGTGGCAGTTGATACCTGTCAGTGTGTTTACGAATGCAGCTACTTGGAATAGTAGTAGCTTTCAGTTAGCCGCTGTGATTGGCCCTACCTTAGGGGGATTCGGCATCGCTTTGCTAGGAAGTGCTACAGGCGTATATGTGCTAGCAGCGATCGCCGCATTGCTGTGTTTTATTTTAACGCTGGCGATTAAAGAGCAAAAAGGTATTCGCTCAACTGAGCCAATTTCATTCAAAGCCCTGTCAGCTGGTGCTAAGTTTGTTTGGCAGAATCACTTGATTTTAGCAGCGATTACATTGGATATGTTTGCTGTATTGTTGGGTGGTGCGATCGCACTCCTACCGATTTTTGCCAAAGATATTTTACATGTGGGGCCAGTGGAATTGGGATATCTACAGGCAGCCAACTCCATCGGTGCTTTGACTATGGCGATTACCCTAGCGTATTTACCACCGTTACGCAAAGCAGGCCCAGCCTTATTGTGGTCAGTGGTTGGTTTTGGCGTTGTGACAATTATCTTTGGGCTTTCTCGTTCCTTTTGGCTATCTATGTTGATGCTGACCCTTGGTGGCGCACTGGATAGTATTAGCGTTGTCATTCGCCATACATTAGTTCAAATCAGAACTCCAGATCATTTGCGTGGTCGGGTTGCTGCTATTAATAGCGTGTTTATTAGTGCCTCGAATGAGTTAGGGGGCTTTGAGTCAGGCTTGACTGCTGCATTGTTTGGCCCGGTGATTTCGGTTGTGGGTGGTGGAATTGGCACAATTGTAGTAGTGATTGCTACAGCTATGATTTGGCCGGGAATTCGGAAGTTAGGGGCTTTGCAGGAGTATAAATAG
- the tnpA gene encoding IS200/IS605 family transposase, with amino-acid sequence MLLRKGSHAIFSIQLHFVFITKERKKVITAPILERMHEIFANICIKTNCILVEFSGEQDHVHLLVDYHPDNNISDFTSSLKSASSRVIRKEFKEHIEKFYWKPLFWSSSYYVASSGGAPIDKLRQYIKEQDVPTE; translated from the coding sequence ATGCTTCTTCGTAAAGGCTCACACGCTATTTTTTCTATTCAGTTGCACTTTGTTTTTATTACCAAGGAGCGCAAAAAAGTAATTACCGCGCCAATCCTTGAGAGGATGCACGAGATTTTTGCAAATATTTGCATTAAGACTAATTGCATTTTGGTAGAGTTCTCAGGTGAACAAGACCATGTTCATTTGTTGGTAGATTACCATCCAGATAACAATATTTCTGATTTTACTTCTAGTCTAAAATCTGCTAGTAGTAGGGTTATTCGCAAAGAATTTAAGGAGCATATTGAAAAGTTTTACTGGAAACCATTATTTTGGTCTAGTTCTTACTATGTAGCTTCAAGTGGCGGCGCACCAATTGATAAACTTAGACAATATATCAAAGAGCAAGACGTACCAACTGAATAA
- a CDS encoding MarR family winged helix-turn-helix transcriptional regulator, whose protein sequence is MTLDKPTQGTTSEECAARVMDTVPLMMRFIRADMRAHSAAFLSIPQLRSLAFINRNPGASLSDLAEHLGVTSATASATIERLVQRDFVQRIAHPQERRRVLLNLTEDGKHHLKQSQDQTRAHISDLLKGLTQEQISNIEEGLTLLKNVFEKTELKSP, encoded by the coding sequence ATGACCTTGGATAAACCTACTCAAGGTACAACTTCCGAAGAATGTGCCGCTAGGGTAATGGACACAGTTCCATTAATGATGCGGTTTATCCGAGCGGATATGCGTGCCCACAGTGCCGCCTTTTTATCTATACCTCAGTTGCGATCGCTAGCATTTATCAACCGCAATCCTGGTGCTTCATTATCTGATTTGGCAGAGCATTTAGGTGTCACCTCTGCCACAGCATCAGCAACCATAGAACGCTTGGTACAACGCGACTTTGTGCAACGCATAGCTCATCCTCAAGAGCGGCGGCGGGTGCTGCTCAATTTGACTGAAGATGGAAAACACCATCTGAAGCAATCCCAAGATCAAACTCGCGCTCATATTAGCGACCTGCTGAAAGGTCTTACACAAGAGCAAATTTCCAACATTGAAGAAGGCTTAACTCTACTAAAAAATGTCTTCGAGAAAACCGAACTCAAATCCCCATAA